From the Acidovorax sp. NCPPB 3576 genome, the window GCCGCGGGCCACGCACCGGGCGCCCGCTGGGCCGCGATCTTCGGCCCGCTGCAGGCGGTGTTGCGCAGCCATGCCCTGCCCGTGCCGCTTTTGGCGGACTTGCTCAGCGCATTCACGCAGGACATCGCCCGCACGCGGGACGGCACCGTGTACGCCGACCGGGCCGAACTGCTGGATTACTGCAGGCGCTCGGCCAACCCTGTCGGCCGGCTGGTGCTGCACCTCTATGGCGTGCAGGACGCCGAATCGCTGGCGCGCAGCGATGCCATCTGCTCGGCGCTGCAGCTCATCAATTTTTGGCAGGACCTGAGCGTGGACATTCCGCGCGGTCGCCACTACCTCACCGATGCCGACTGCGCGGCGCACGGGGTGGACCGCGCGGCCCTGTCCACCCTGCGCAGCACACCCGCTACCCGCGCGCTCGTCAACGACTGCGCGACCTGGGCGCGCAGGCTGATGGAGGAAGGCGCGCCCCTGGTGCATCGCCTGCCCGGGCGCGCCGGCTGGGAACTGCGCCTGGTCGTGCAGGGCGGGCTGCGCATCCTGGACAAGGTGGAGGCGCTCGACGGCGACAGCCTGCACACCCGCCCGCGCCTGCACCCGCTCGACTGGGCCCGCATGCTGGGCCGGGCCGTGGTGATGTAAGCCAAA encodes:
- the hpnC gene encoding squalene synthase HpnC, whose translation is MRSPVTLSSDNRAVTPPTPNSSPSSAPPDTPQAPAVTHYENFPVASLLCPPHLRQPIAAIYAFARAADDLADEGDASPDERLADLAAYGAQLQAVAAGHAPGARWAAIFGPLQAVLRSHALPVPLLADLLSAFTQDIARTRDGTVYADRAELLDYCRRSANPVGRLVLHLYGVQDAESLARSDAICSALQLINFWQDLSVDIPRGRHYLTDADCAAHGVDRAALSTLRSTPATRALVNDCATWARRLMEEGAPLVHRLPGRAGWELRLVVQGGLRILDKVEALDGDSLHTRPRLHPLDWARMLGRAVVM